One window from the genome of Pseudomonas fluorescens encodes:
- a CDS encoding lytic murein transglycosylase, which translates to MPFCLSHRWPLRQMIVAASVVLLVACAEKPTAADAQPLQTVPAVTAPAIVPPVVPTGDDLAIAPTQTFAEWQAGFRREALAAGIRADLFDRAFVGVSPDMSVIKADRSQPEFTRPVWEYLDGALSPLRVNKGKSLIQQNAQVLQSIEQRYGVDREALVAVWGMESNFGQFQGSKSVINSLATLAYEGRRPGFAHAQLIAALQILQQGDITPEKMLGSWAGAMGQTQFIPTTYNTHAVDFDGDGRRDIWGSSTDALASTAHYLQSSGWQRGQPWGFEVNLAEGFDYTLADGTIRKPVSEWIRLGVSEYGGLPITPDDKQLSASLLLPAGHRGPAFLIFDNFRAILKYNNSSSYALAVGLLSKRFTDGGLVYGQWPKEDLPLSRSERIELQTLLGKHNYDAGNPDGIIGANTRKAIRSAQQSFGWPADGYPTQQLLEALRSR; encoded by the coding sequence TCCCGCCGTGACCGCTCCGGCCATCGTGCCGCCCGTGGTGCCCACCGGTGATGACCTGGCCATTGCGCCCACCCAGACCTTCGCTGAATGGCAGGCCGGGTTTCGCAGGGAAGCCCTGGCCGCCGGGATCCGCGCCGATTTGTTCGACCGTGCGTTTGTCGGCGTCAGCCCGGACATGAGCGTGATCAAGGCCGACCGCAGCCAGCCGGAATTCACCCGCCCCGTGTGGGAATACCTCGATGGCGCGCTGTCGCCACTGCGGGTCAACAAAGGCAAGAGCCTGATCCAGCAGAACGCCCAGGTCCTGCAAAGCATCGAACAGCGTTATGGCGTCGATCGCGAAGCGCTGGTGGCGGTGTGGGGCATGGAGAGCAACTTTGGCCAGTTCCAGGGCAGCAAGTCGGTGATCAACTCCCTGGCAACCCTGGCCTACGAAGGACGACGCCCGGGCTTCGCCCATGCGCAATTGATCGCCGCGCTGCAAATCCTGCAACAGGGCGATATCACACCGGAAAAAATGCTCGGCTCCTGGGCCGGCGCCATGGGCCAGACCCAGTTCATTCCCACCACATATAACACCCACGCGGTGGATTTCGATGGCGACGGTCGCCGCGACATCTGGGGCAGCTCCACCGATGCCTTGGCTTCGACTGCGCACTACCTGCAAAGCTCCGGCTGGCAACGTGGCCAGCCGTGGGGGTTCGAGGTCAATCTCGCCGAGGGCTTCGACTACACCCTGGCCGATGGCACGATCCGCAAGCCCGTCTCCGAATGGATTCGGCTGGGCGTTTCAGAATATGGCGGCTTGCCGATCACCCCGGATGACAAGCAGCTATCGGCGTCCCTGCTCCTGCCAGCCGGCCATCGCGGCCCGGCGTTCCTGATCTTCGATAACTTCCGTGCCATCCTCAAGTACAACAACTCGTCGTCCTATGCCTTGGCGGTCGGGCTGTTGTCAAAGCGCTTCACCGACGGCGGGCTGGTCTACGGCCAGTGGCCCAAGGAAGACCTGCCCCTGAGCCGCAGCGAACGCATCGAATTGCAAACCCTGCTGGGCAAGCACAACTACGACGCGGGCAACCCCGACGGCATCATCGGCGCCAACACCCGCAAGGCCATCCGCAGCGCCCAGCAGTCGTTCGGCTGGCCGGCGGATGGGTATCCGACGCAGCAGTTGCTGGAGGCATTGCGTAGCCGCTGA